From the genome of Deltaproteobacteria bacterium, one region includes:
- a CDS encoding DUF3343 domain-containing protein produces the protein MKKNRLIFILESIHQVLHAEKVLHTAGLDFDIIPVPKEINPECGMALEVDPKEKDQINAALIQARIKIKALFYRSGQTFEEIPADLPS, from the coding sequence ATGAAAAAAAACCGTTTAATCTTTATTCTTGAATCCATCCACCAGGTACTCCACGCCGAAAAAGTACTTCACACCGCTGGGCTGGACTTTGATATCATCCCGGTGCCCAAGGAGATCAATCCGGAGTGCGGTATGGCTCTTGAGGTTGATCCAAAGGAGAAGGATCAAATAAATGCGGCCTTGATCCAGGCCAGGATCAAAATTAAGGCCCTCTTTTACCGATCCGGCCAAACATTTGAGGAAATCCCTGCGGATTTGCCTTCTTAA